One segment of Limnochordia bacterium DNA contains the following:
- a CDS encoding protein arginine kinase, with product MGLEDLLRSNMSYWMRGKGPANDIVLASRIRLARNIDGIPFPMVASDDELKRVGQLVKPVAEDGERLGQYRFVALSEISPLQRQLLVERHLISPNHAENVKHKAVCLREDEAVSIMVNEEDHLRLQVIFPGLQLRAAWELCDDIDDYYESRLEYAFSDRVGYLTCCPTNVGTGMRASVMLHLPALGISNQSQGVLSAISQFGVAVRGLYGEGTQSSGNIYQISNRVTLGVTEEEIIQHLENITKQVIEQERSAREQLLKDAKLQLEDRVYRSLGILANARLINTTEALELLSDVRLGIDLKLVEQLEPAMLQELLVSIRPAHLQEIMGRDMDAHERDAYRAALVRERIRSSGKQNNN from the coding sequence ATGGGTTTGGAAGATTTGCTACGCAGTAACATGAGTTATTGGATGCGGGGTAAGGGACCAGCCAATGATATTGTGTTGGCTAGTAGGATTCGCTTGGCCCGAAATATAGATGGTATCCCCTTTCCTATGGTTGCCTCGGATGATGAGTTAAAGCGTGTGGGGCAGTTGGTAAAACCCGTTGCCGAAGACGGTGAAAGATTAGGTCAGTACCGATTCGTGGCCCTGTCGGAGATCTCGCCGCTGCAGCGTCAATTGCTTGTGGAACGCCATTTGATCAGCCCCAATCATGCGGAGAACGTCAAACACAAGGCGGTCTGTTTGCGGGAAGATGAAGCTGTCAGTATTATGGTTAACGAAGAGGATCACCTACGACTGCAAGTGATTTTTCCCGGCCTGCAGCTAAGGGCCGCATGGGAACTGTGTGATGATATCGACGACTACTATGAATCGCGGTTGGAGTATGCCTTTTCCGATCGAGTTGGTTATTTGACTTGCTGCCCAACCAACGTGGGAACGGGCATGAGGGCATCGGTTATGCTTCATCTACCTGCCCTTGGGATCAGTAACCAGTCTCAAGGAGTGTTATCGGCCATCTCTCAGTTTGGGGTGGCGGTAAGAGGGTTGTATGGGGAAGGGACCCAATCATCGGGGAACATCTACCAAATATCCAACCGAGTTACTCTAGGTGTTACGGAAGAGGAGATTATACAGCATCTTGAAAACATCACTAAACAGGTGATTGAGCAGGAGCGTAGTGCCAGGGAGCAGTTGCTGAAGGATGCGAAGCTACAGCTTGAGGATCGGGTATACCGTTCCCTGGGTATCCTGGCTAACGCTCGCTTGATTAATACTACAGAGGCCCTGGAGCTTTTAAGTGATGTACGGTTAGGGATTGATCTAAAGCTAGTTGAACAACTGGAGCCAGCTATGTTACAGGAACTACTGGTCAGTATTAGGCCTGCGCATTTGCAGGAGATCATGGGGCGGGATATGGATGCCCATGAGCGGGATGCTTACCGGGCGGCTCTAGTGCGAGAGAGAATAAGAAGTAGCGGTAAGCAGAACAATAATTGA
- the radA gene encoding DNA repair protein RadA: MGKSKGVRYVCQACGYESLGWMGRCSSCGQWDSLVQQKEEHPQKSRIVCQTVPITRVAKDQRQKLSLGIDELDRVVGGGLLPGAVVLVGGQPGIGKSTLLLQAAASVAKGGPVVYVSGEESAEQIYHRAVRLNARVDNLLVLTATDVLGIIEELGDSDPLLVIIDSIQTMHHAEASGYPGSVGQVQKTANALIAWAKTANVPLIIVGHITKSGSLAGPKVLEHAVDCVLYFDGEAHTNFRILRAVKNRFGSTNEVGVFEMKQEGLKTVLNPSCIFLAERPLGVAGSVVAPSMEGSRSLLVELQALVAPSLYGGTPRRLATGLNYNRASIVLAVLEKRQGFKLANYDVYLNVAGGLRVEEPAMDLAIAVAVTSSLNDIPVNPDIVIIGEVGLTGEVRPVGHIERRLQESTDLGFRRCVLPAANHKELNPGRWDIEMRPASTLKEALKAAFSE, from the coding sequence ATGGGCAAGAGCAAGGGTGTCAGGTATGTTTGTCAGGCCTGCGGTTACGAATCACTAGGATGGATGGGTCGCTGTAGCAGTTGTGGACAGTGGGATTCTCTGGTTCAGCAGAAGGAAGAGCATCCACAAAAAAGTAGAATAGTCTGTCAGACAGTGCCGATTACCCGTGTTGCGAAGGATCAGCGCCAAAAGCTATCCTTAGGGATCGATGAGCTTGATCGGGTAGTCGGTGGTGGTCTCCTGCCCGGTGCGGTGGTGCTTGTGGGGGGACAACCGGGGATTGGCAAATCAACCTTGTTATTACAAGCAGCGGCATCTGTGGCCAAAGGGGGCCCAGTGGTTTATGTATCCGGTGAGGAGTCGGCGGAACAAATTTACCATCGGGCTGTACGGCTAAATGCTAGAGTTGACAATCTTCTGGTGCTTACCGCAACTGATGTATTAGGCATCATCGAGGAGCTGGGAGATAGTGATCCCTTGCTGGTCATTATTGATTCGATTCAGACTATGCATCACGCTGAAGCAAGTGGTTATCCCGGTAGTGTTGGTCAAGTACAAAAGACAGCCAATGCGCTAATTGCATGGGCAAAGACAGCCAATGTACCGCTGATCATCGTAGGCCATATTACTAAGAGTGGTTCCTTGGCCGGCCCGAAGGTTTTAGAACACGCTGTTGATTGCGTGTTATATTTTGACGGAGAGGCTCATACGAATTTCCGTATCCTCCGTGCGGTAAAGAACCGATTTGGCTCGACCAATGAGGTGGGTGTATTCGAAATGAAGCAGGAAGGTCTAAAGACAGTATTGAATCCTTCCTGCATTTTTCTGGCTGAACGTCCTTTGGGGGTTGCAGGTTCAGTTGTTGCTCCAAGCATGGAAGGAAGCCGTAGTCTCCTTGTTGAGTTGCAGGCCCTTGTTGCTCCTTCATTGTACGGTGGTACGCCCCGTCGCCTTGCTACTGGGTTGAACTATAATAGAGCCTCTATCGTCCTTGCGGTGTTAGAAAAACGCCAAGGCTTCAAGCTTGCTAACTATGATGTGTATTTGAATGTCGCCGGTGGGTTGCGGGTGGAGGAGCCCGCGATGGATTTGGCAATTGCAGTGGCGGTGACTTCAAGCCTGAATGATATTCCGGTAAATCCCGATATAGTGATCATAGGTGAGGTAGGTCTTACAGGTGAGGTGCGGCCCGTAGGTCATATTGAGCGTCGTCTACAGGAATCAACGGATCTGGGTTTTAGACGCTGTGTCCTCCCCGCAGCGAATCACAAGGAGCTAAATCCGGGACGCTGGGATATTGAGATGCGCCCAGCTAGTACGTTAAAAGAAGCTCTGAAGGCCGCCTTTAGTGAATAG
- the disA gene encoding DNA integrity scanning diadenylate cyclase DisA, producing the protein MAEETTSKERLKDILRLMSPGTPLYEALENILRARTGGLIVVGDSEEVMGLTNGGFQINADMHPSALYELAKMDGAIVLSEDTSRILLANTQLTPDPLIPTLETGARHRTAERVARQTGRIVICISQRRNVITIYQGSLKYVVRDIGVVLTKANQALETLEKYKSVLQQALINLSALEFEDRVTLFDVVTVLQRAQMVCRIMEEIELHIYELGIEGRLVAMQQEELMVGIDGQGLLVAKDYSQAKEEAEKIWEELMTWDSEDLLEASTLARALGYSSAMDILDKQVTPRGYRTLSKIPRLPMPVIENLIQHFGYLPKVMEADITELDDVEGIGEVRAKAIKEGLRKMKDQVLIDRQL; encoded by the coding sequence ATGGCAGAGGAGACAACCAGCAAGGAAAGGCTGAAGGATATTCTAAGACTAATGTCACCGGGCACTCCGTTGTATGAGGCCTTGGAAAATATCCTGCGTGCCAGGACTGGTGGCCTAATTGTAGTGGGTGATTCAGAAGAGGTCATGGGCCTAACCAACGGCGGATTCCAGATTAATGCGGATATGCATCCATCGGCGTTATATGAGCTAGCCAAGATGGATGGCGCCATTGTGCTCAGCGAGGATACTAGCAGGATCTTGCTAGCAAATACCCAACTGACTCCGGATCCCCTTATACCAACCTTGGAGACTGGAGCAAGACATCGGACCGCGGAAAGGGTGGCAAGGCAGACTGGTCGTATCGTGATCTGTATCTCCCAGCGGCGGAACGTGATTACCATTTACCAGGGGAGCCTTAAGTATGTGGTCCGAGATATTGGTGTTGTTTTGACCAAAGCAAACCAAGCCCTTGAGACTTTAGAGAAGTATAAGAGTGTTCTTCAACAGGCACTGATCAACCTTAGCGCTTTGGAGTTTGAGGATCGGGTCACGTTATTTGATGTAGTTACAGTTTTGCAGCGAGCCCAAATGGTCTGTCGCATCATGGAAGAGATCGAGCTGCATATATATGAATTGGGGATAGAAGGACGTCTGGTGGCTATGCAGCAGGAGGAACTAATGGTAGGTATCGATGGGCAAGGACTGCTGGTGGCCAAGGATTACAGTCAGGCTAAGGAAGAAGCGGAGAAGATCTGGGAAGAGTTAATGACTTGGGATTCCGAAGACTTACTAGAAGCAAGTACCCTTGCCCGGGCCTTGGGTTACTCTTCCGCAATGGATATTTTAGACAAACAAGTCACTCCCCGGGGCTATCGTACACTGAGCAAGATACCCCGTTTACCTATGCCAGTTATCGAGAACCTTATCCAGCATTTTGGTTACTTACCTAAGGTTATGGAAGCTGACATTACTGAACTTGATGATGTTGAGGGTATTGGTGAGGTGAGGGCGAAGGCGATTAAAGAAGGCTTAAGAAAGATGAAGGACCAAGTCTTAATCGACCGGCAGCTGTAA
- a CDS encoding UvrB/UvrC motif-containing protein, which produces MICEKCNKRMATVHLTKIVNNKKSEMHLCQECAKESGELEFTIQPTFGFQNLISGLFETSQHNLAVAETNRCPLCGMSITDFRNAGRLGCSQCYRTFDNQLLPILHRVQKSTEHTGKVPNRAGEAIKEKRRIEQLRAQLQEAIAREEYEKAAVIRDQLRALEDHTGLGG; this is translated from the coding sequence ATTGTCAACAACAAGAAAAGTGAGATGCACCTATGCCAGGAATGCGCCAAGGAGTCGGGTGAACTGGAGTTTACAATTCAACCTACCTTTGGCTTTCAGAACTTGATTAGTGGACTTTTTGAAACCAGTCAGCACAACTTAGCTGTGGCAGAAACCAATCGCTGTCCCCTTTGCGGAATGAGTATCACAGACTTTCGAAATGCTGGAAGGTTAGGTTGTAGTCAGTGCTACCGTACTTTCGATAATCAGCTATTGCCGATTCTACACAGAGTGCAAAAGAGCACGGAGCATACGGGGAAGGTACCTAACCGAGCCGGAGAGGCGATTAAGGAAAAGCGAAGGATAGAACAGCTAAGGGCTCAGCTGCAAGAAGCTATTGCCCGGGAGGAATATGAGAAAGCTGCAGTTATCCGTGATCAGTTGCGCGCACTAGAAGATCATACCGGACTGGGAGGTTAG
- a CDS encoding ATP-dependent Clp protease ATP-binding subunit, translating into MFSRFTERAQKVIVLSQEEARRLGHNVVGTEHILLGLIAEGDGIAAKALQGVGISLERVQQEVESIIGRGDAKLMGQVVGFTPRAKRVLELSFEEARRLGHTYVGTEHILLGLIREGEGVAAQVLKNLGADGDKIRYQVVELLNGGAASTKKGMRQSKKDAKTPTLDQFGRDLTEQAEEGKLDPVIGREKEIERVMQILSRRTKNNPCLIGEPGVGKTAIAEGLAQRIVDGDVPELLLNKRVVTLDLGAMVAGSKFRGEFEERLKKVIDEIRGAGNVILFIDEMHTIVGAGAAEGAIDASNILKPALARGELQTIGATTIDEYRKYVEKDAALERRFQPILVDEPTVEETIQILAGLRDRYEAHHRVKITDEALNAAAQLSSRFVTDRFLPDKAIDLVDEAASKVRLKGLVAPPELKQLEKEIEEACLEKDAAIRNEEFEKAAKLRDKEQKLRAELETSRSEWKSTNNRSEGTVTEEDIAEVVSSWTGIPVKQLTQEEAERLLNLEQELHKRVIGQSEGVSAVAKAVRRAYAGLKDPKRPVGSFIFLGPTGVGKTELARALAEALFGDEDAMIRLDMSEYMERHTVARLVGAPPGYVGYEEGGQLTEKVRKRPYSVVLLDEIEKAHPEVFNILLQVLEDGRLTDAQGRTVSFRNTVLIMTSNVGASEIEQESAIGFRVTVDEKESYEKMRKKVIDSLRRTFRPEFLNRIDEIIVFHALSREHIKQIADIMLKETAEQLKEQNVQIVVTDEAKEILINEGFDRKFGARPLRRAIQRLLENPLADQILEGRFKDGDIIQVDAVDNKIVFSRMEEPAPAEIK; encoded by the coding sequence ATGTTCAGCAGATTTACCGAAAGAGCACAGAAAGTAATCGTACTCTCTCAAGAAGAGGCCAGAAGGCTTGGTCATAATGTGGTGGGTACTGAGCATATTCTGTTGGGTCTGATTGCAGAAGGTGATGGTATTGCAGCCAAGGCTCTACAAGGGGTGGGCATTAGCCTAGAGCGGGTGCAACAAGAGGTTGAGAGCATTATTGGACGGGGCGATGCCAAACTCATGGGACAGGTAGTTGGCTTTACCCCTAGGGCTAAGCGGGTACTGGAGTTGTCCTTTGAGGAGGCACGACGGCTTGGCCACACCTACGTAGGAACCGAGCATATCCTATTGGGCCTGATTCGGGAAGGGGAAGGAGTGGCCGCCCAAGTTCTAAAGAACCTAGGTGCCGATGGGGATAAGATTCGCTATCAGGTGGTGGAACTGCTTAACGGCGGGGCAGCCAGCACCAAGAAGGGGATGCGGCAAAGTAAGAAGGATGCCAAAACACCGACCCTTGACCAGTTTGGACGGGATTTAACCGAACAGGCTGAGGAAGGAAAACTTGATCCAGTGATCGGTCGGGAAAAAGAGATTGAACGGGTTATGCAGATTCTAAGCCGTCGGACCAAGAATAATCCTTGTCTTATCGGAGAACCGGGTGTTGGGAAGACCGCCATTGCCGAAGGGTTAGCCCAGCGTATTGTCGATGGTGACGTACCGGAATTGCTTCTGAATAAGAGAGTGGTCACCTTGGATTTAGGGGCGATGGTTGCCGGATCCAAGTTCCGGGGTGAGTTTGAAGAGCGTCTGAAGAAAGTTATTGATGAGATTCGCGGTGCGGGCAATGTGATCCTTTTCATAGATGAGATGCATACCATCGTGGGAGCAGGTGCGGCCGAAGGAGCAATTGATGCTTCCAATATTTTAAAGCCTGCCCTCGCCCGGGGTGAACTCCAGACTATTGGGGCGACAACAATTGATGAGTACCGTAAGTATGTAGAAAAAGATGCGGCATTAGAGCGCAGATTTCAACCTATCCTAGTAGATGAGCCAACGGTGGAGGAGACCATTCAGATCCTAGCCGGACTACGGGATCGGTACGAAGCCCATCACCGTGTCAAAATCACCGATGAAGCGCTAAACGCTGCAGCTCAACTATCTAGTCGCTTTGTTACCGATCGGTTCTTACCGGATAAGGCCATCGACTTGGTGGATGAAGCTGCATCGAAGGTACGCCTAAAGGGACTAGTCGCTCCGCCTGAACTAAAACAGTTAGAAAAAGAGATCGAAGAGGCCTGCCTGGAAAAGGATGCCGCGATCAGGAATGAGGAGTTTGAAAAGGCGGCCAAATTACGGGATAAGGAGCAGAAACTACGAGCAGAGTTGGAAACCAGCCGTAGCGAGTGGAAGAGTACCAATAATCGTTCTGAGGGTACAGTGACCGAAGAGGATATTGCCGAAGTAGTAAGTAGCTGGACGGGCATTCCTGTGAAACAGTTGACCCAAGAAGAAGCTGAGCGGTTGCTGAATCTTGAGCAGGAACTGCATAAACGGGTCATTGGACAGAGTGAAGGCGTCAGTGCCGTGGCGAAGGCCGTTCGACGTGCCTATGCGGGGCTAAAAGACCCAAAGCGGCCTGTTGGCTCCTTTATTTTCCTAGGACCCACCGGTGTGGGTAAGACAGAACTGGCCCGGGCTTTAGCCGAAGCCCTATTTGGTGATGAGGACGCCATGATTCGCTTGGATATGAGTGAGTACATGGAGCGGCACACTGTGGCGCGATTGGTGGGAGCGCCCCCTGGATACGTCGGTTACGAAGAAGGGGGACAGCTGACGGAAAAGGTAAGAAAACGACCTTACTCAGTAGTCCTTCTAGATGAAATCGAGAAGGCTCATCCTGAGGTATTTAACATCTTACTGCAGGTTCTAGAGGACGGACGTCTGACAGATGCCCAAGGGCGTACGGTTAGTTTTCGCAACACTGTCCTAATCATGACCTCAAATGTTGGGGCTAGCGAGATCGAACAGGAATCTGCAATTGGTTTCCGGGTTACCGTGGATGAGAAGGAAAGCTATGAGAAGATGCGCAAGAAAGTGATCGACTCCCTGCGCCGGACCTTTAGACCGGAATTCCTCAACCGGATTGACGAAATCATAGTTTTCCATGCCCTAAGCCGAGAGCATATCAAGCAGATTGCCGATATCATGCTCAAGGAAACCGCAGAGCAATTGAAGGAGCAGAACGTCCAAATCGTCGTCACCGATGAGGCCAAGGAAATCCTTATCAACGAAGGATTTGATCGTAAGTTCGGGGCCCGTCCGCTACGCCGGGCAATTCAACGTCTCTTGGAGAACCCCTTGGCGGATCAGATCCTGGAGGGTCGGTTCAAAGATGGTGACATCATTCAAGTAGATGCTGTGGATAACAAGATTGTTTTTAGCCGGATGGAAGAGCCTGCACCGGCAGAGATAAAGTAG